From one Bacteroides intestinalis DSM 17393 genomic stretch:
- a CDS encoding LytR/AlgR family response regulator transcription factor: protein MNLTCAIVDDEPLALDLLESYVNKTPFLTLDGKYSSAVQAMKELPEKRVDLLFLDIQMPELNGLEFSKMVDPHTRIIFSTAFEQYAIDGYKVNALDYLLKPISYVDFLQAANKAVQWFELLQQPKEEIESIFVKSDYKLVQIELKKILYVEGLKDYVKIYTEDSARAILSLMSMKSMEELLPASRFMRVHRSYIVQKEKIRVIDRGRIVFDKTYIPVSDSYKQVFQAFLDKRS, encoded by the coding sequence ATGAACCTGACTTGTGCCATAGTAGACGATGAACCGTTAGCTTTAGACCTATTGGAAAGCTACGTCAATAAGACCCCGTTCCTGACATTGGACGGAAAGTATTCCAGTGCCGTACAGGCTATGAAAGAGCTACCGGAGAAGCGAGTTGACTTGCTTTTCCTCGATATACAAATGCCAGAACTTAATGGCCTTGAGTTCTCTAAAATGGTAGATCCGCATACCCGTATCATATTTAGTACTGCTTTTGAGCAATATGCCATCGACGGTTATAAAGTGAATGCTCTGGATTATCTGTTAAAGCCAATCTCCTACGTAGATTTTTTGCAGGCAGCAAACAAAGCAGTGCAATGGTTTGAATTATTGCAGCAGCCCAAAGAAGAAATTGAAAGCATATTTGTTAAAAGCGACTATAAACTGGTGCAAATAGAGCTTAAAAAGATACTTTATGTGGAGGGTTTGAAAGATTATGTTAAAATTTATACAGAGGATAGTGCTCGGGCAATATTATCTCTTATGAGTATGAAATCAATGGAGGAATTATTGCCAGCTTCCCGTTTTATGCGGGTTCACAGATCTTATATTGTCCAGAAAGAAAAAATAAGAGTTATTGACCGCGGACGAATTGTGTTCGATAAAACGTATATCCCCGTCAGCGATAGTTATAAACAGGTATTTCAAGCATTCCTGGATAAAAGAAGTTAG
- a CDS encoding ABC transporter permease, whose translation MNGTNLFKIALRALANNKLRAFLTMLGIIIGVASVITMLAIGQGSKKSIQAQISEMGSNMIMIHPGSDTRGGVRQDASSMQTLKLTDYEALRDETNFLAAVSPNVSSSGQLIAGNNNYPASVNGVGTEYLEIRQLSVESGEMFTEADIQNAAKVCIIGKTIVDNLFPNGQNPIGHIIRFNQVPLRVVGVLKAKGYNSMGMDQDEIVLAPYTTVMKRMLAVTYLQGIFASALSEDMTDYATDEITTILRRNHKLKENDDDDFTIRSQQELSTMLNSTTDLMTTLLACIAGISLVVGGIGIMNIMYVSVTERTREIGLRMSVGARGVDILSQFLIEAILISITGGIIGVVIGCGASFIVKNVAHWPIYIQAWSVFLSFAVCTVTGVFFGWYPAKKAADLDPIEAIRYE comes from the coding sequence ATGAACGGAACAAACCTTTTCAAAATAGCCCTCCGCGCCCTTGCCAACAACAAGCTTCGCGCCTTCCTCACCATGCTGGGTATCATCATTGGTGTGGCCTCCGTCATCACCATGCTTGCCATCGGACAGGGTTCGAAGAAAAGTATCCAGGCACAGATATCGGAAATGGGGTCGAACATGATCATGATTCACCCTGGCAGTGATACGCGTGGCGGTGTCCGTCAAGATGCTTCTTCCATGCAGACTTTGAAACTGACTGATTACGAAGCACTACGGGATGAGACTAACTTCCTGGCAGCTGTCAGTCCAAACGTATCGTCCAGTGGACAGCTCATTGCCGGAAACAATAATTATCCTGCCTCCGTAAATGGTGTAGGTACTGAATACCTCGAAATTCGCCAGTTAAGTGTGGAAAGCGGCGAGATGTTCACCGAAGCTGACATCCAGAATGCAGCAAAAGTCTGTATCATAGGTAAGACTATTGTAGACAACCTCTTCCCTAACGGACAGAACCCTATCGGACATATTATCCGTTTCAATCAGGTTCCCCTACGTGTAGTAGGTGTGCTCAAAGCGAAAGGATACAACTCCATGGGTATGGACCAGGATGAAATCGTGCTGGCTCCCTACACCACCGTAATGAAACGTATGCTGGCAGTTACCTATCTTCAAGGTATCTTTGCCTCTGCCCTCTCCGAAGACATGACAGATTATGCCACGGACGAAATTACCACCATCCTGCGCCGTAATCACAAGCTGAAAGAAAATGATGACGATGACTTCACCATCCGTAGCCAGCAAGAACTCAGTACGATGCTGAATTCTACCACTGACTTGATGACCACACTTTTGGCATGTATTGCCGGCATTTCTCTGGTAGTAGGTGGTATCGGTATCATGAACATTATGTATGTCAGCGTAACCGAACGTACGCGTGAAATCGGTCTGCGTATGTCCGTAGGCGCACGTGGCGTGGATATTCTTTCACAATTCCTGATTGAGGCCATCCTTATTAGTATTACAGGTGGCATCATTGGAGTCGTCATCGGCTGCGGAGCCTCATTCATTGTGAAGAACGTAGCCCACTGGCCCATCTATATCCAGGCATGGAGTGTGTTCCTCTCCTTTGCTGTCTGCACCGTCACTGGTGTATTCTTCGGCTGGTATCCGGCTAAGAAAGCAGCTGATCTGGATCCGATAGAGGCAATCAGATACGAGTAA
- the zwf gene encoding glucose-6-phosphate dehydrogenase translates to MSKFVMIIFGASGDLTKRKLMPALYSLYKDNRLPEEFSILGIGRTDYADDTYRDYILNELEHFVTPAEVGMKEFCTHLHYLSIDPAKEEGYEMLGKRLQEITGEKAPDNLLFYLATPPSLYGVIPLHLKKAGLNRKHTRIIVEKPFGYDLKSAQELNKIYASVFEEHQIYRIDHFLGKETAQNILAFRFANGIFEPLWNRNYIDYIEVTAVENLGIEQRGGFYDGTGALRDMVQNHLIQLVALTAMEPPAVFTADNFRNEVVKVYESLKPLTDEDLNEHIVRGQYTASGSKKGYREEKNVPADSRTETYIAMKIGIDNWRWSGVPFYIRTGKQMPTKVTEIVVHFRETPHQMFHCHGGHCPRANKLILRLQPNEGIVLKFGMKVPGPGFDVKQVMMDFSYDQLGGKATGDAYARLIEDCIQGDPTLFTRSDAVEASWRFFDPVLRYWNEYPDAPLYGYPVGTWGPLESEAMMHEHGADWTNPCKNLTNTDQYCEL, encoded by the coding sequence ATGAGTAAATTTGTAATGATCATATTCGGCGCCTCGGGTGACCTGACGAAGCGCAAACTTATGCCGGCACTCTACTCTCTTTATAAAGATAATCGGTTGCCGGAAGAGTTTAGCATTTTAGGAATTGGGCGCACAGACTACGCGGATGATACTTACCGTGACTATATATTGAATGAACTGGAACATTTTGTCACTCCCGCTGAAGTAGGGATGAAGGAATTCTGTACTCATTTACATTATCTCAGCATAGATCCTGCCAAAGAAGAAGGGTACGAAATGCTGGGCAAGCGTTTACAGGAAATCACAGGTGAGAAAGCTCCGGATAATTTGCTGTTCTATCTTGCTACGCCTCCTTCACTTTATGGAGTTATTCCCCTGCATCTGAAAAAAGCCGGATTGAATCGTAAGCATACCCGTATCATCGTTGAGAAACCTTTCGGCTACGACCTGAAGTCAGCACAAGAACTAAACAAAATATATGCTTCCGTCTTTGAGGAGCACCAGATTTATCGTATCGATCATTTTCTCGGTAAAGAAACAGCTCAAAATATTCTTGCTTTCCGTTTTGCCAACGGCATCTTCGAACCGCTGTGGAACCGTAATTATATCGATTATATAGAAGTTACTGCAGTAGAGAATCTGGGTATTGAACAGCGTGGCGGTTTCTATGATGGAACAGGAGCTTTGCGGGATATGGTTCAGAACCATCTTATCCAGTTGGTAGCTCTTACCGCTATGGAACCTCCTGCAGTTTTTACGGCTGACAATTTCCGTAATGAAGTGGTGAAGGTCTATGAATCCTTGAAACCTCTGACGGATGAAGATTTGAATGAACATATAGTCCGCGGGCAATATACGGCTTCCGGTTCTAAAAAGGGCTACCGTGAAGAAAAGAACGTTCCTGCCGACTCGCGCACTGAAACTTACATTGCCATGAAAATCGGTATCGATAACTGGCGCTGGAGTGGTGTACCTTTCTACATCCGCACAGGAAAGCAGATGCCTACGAAGGTGACGGAGATTGTAGTGCATTTCCGTGAGACACCGCATCAGATGTTTCATTGCCATGGCGGACATTGTCCGCGGGCTAATAAACTTATCCTTCGCTTGCAACCCAATGAGGGCATCGTACTGAAGTTTGGTATGAAAGTGCCCGGTCCGGGATTCGATGTGAAGCAGGTGATGATGGATTTCAGTTATGACCAATTGGGCGGAAAGGCTACAGGTGATGCTTATGCCCGCCTGATAGAAGACTGTATTCAGGGTGATCCGACCCTTTTCACTCGTAGTGATGCCGTCGAAGCTTCCTGGCGTTTCTTCGATCCGGTATTGCGCTATTGGAACGAATATCCGGATGCACCTCTCTATGGCTATCCCGTCGGAACCTGGGGACCTCTGGAGAGTGAAGCTATGATGCACGAACATGGTGCTGACTGGACCAATCCGTGTAAAAACTTAACGAACACTGATCAATATTGTGAGTTATGA
- a CDS encoding sensor histidine kinase, with amino-acid sequence MIMQEPKTRRIVEVLIHIIGWGIVFAFPFLLMNRSGFTVSWIDYLRHGSTVPISFLIVFYINYCFFIPHFLFEGRIKQYIILNLLLILCTAIGVHFWQDFIFHTYVKSTPPKRPGPPSWIFILRDVFSMVLTVGLAAAIRMSGRWIKVEAARREAEKSRTEAELKNLRNQLNPHFLLNTLNNIYALIAFDSDKAQAAVQELSRLLRHVLYDNQQNFVALGKEMDFIRNYIELMRIRLASNVTVETQIDVRADSRTEIAPLIFISLIENAFKHGISPTEPSFIRIHFSESPGQVCCEITNSYHPKSQADKSGSGIGLEQVRKRLELTYPGRYEWKQGVSDNGKEYKSILVIGFIE; translated from the coding sequence ATGATTATGCAAGAACCCAAAACACGCCGGATTGTAGAAGTCCTCATTCATATCATCGGATGGGGCATTGTTTTTGCCTTTCCATTTCTGCTGATGAACCGCAGTGGATTCACGGTTAGCTGGATAGACTACCTGCGTCATGGCAGTACAGTGCCGATATCGTTCCTTATCGTGTTTTATATAAACTACTGCTTCTTTATTCCCCACTTTCTGTTTGAAGGACGAATTAAACAATATATCATACTGAACCTCCTGCTTATACTTTGCACCGCTATTGGTGTACACTTCTGGCAGGATTTCATCTTCCATACCTATGTGAAGTCCACTCCTCCCAAGCGTCCCGGACCTCCCAGTTGGATATTTATTCTGCGCGACGTATTCTCAATGGTTCTCACTGTCGGTCTGGCAGCTGCTATCCGTATGAGCGGTCGCTGGATAAAAGTGGAAGCTGCCCGTCGTGAGGCAGAGAAAAGCCGTACAGAAGCTGAATTGAAAAACTTGCGTAATCAACTGAATCCGCACTTCCTGCTCAATACCCTGAACAATATCTATGCCCTTATCGCTTTTGACAGCGATAAAGCACAAGCTGCTGTCCAAGAGTTGAGCCGTCTTTTGCGCCATGTTCTCTACGATAACCAACAAAACTTTGTTGCCTTGGGCAAAGAAATGGACTTCATCCGCAACTATATCGAGCTGATGCGTATCCGTCTTGCCTCCAACGTGACCGTAGAGACCCAAATCGATGTCCGTGCCGATAGCCGTACGGAAATAGCCCCACTCATTTTCATCTCCCTCATAGAGAATGCCTTCAAACATGGCATCTCCCCTACTGAGCCCAGCTTTATCCGCATCCATTTCAGCGAAAGTCCCGGTCAGGTGTGCTGTGAAATAACCAACAGCTACCATCCCAAAAGCCAAGCTGATAAAAGTGGAAGTGGTATAGGGCTGGAGCAGGTACGGAAACGTCTGGAACTGACCTATCCCGGTCGGTATGAATGGAAACAGGGAGTGAGTGACAACGGGAAAGAATATAAATCAATATTGGTGATAGGGTTTATAGAGTGA
- a CDS encoding ABC transporter ATP-binding protein gives MSKTVIELQNIRRDFQVGEETVHALRGISFSIAEGEFVTIMGTSGSGKSTLLNTLGCLDTPTSGEYLLDGISVRTMSKPQRAILRNRKIGFVFQSYNLLAKTTAVENVELPLMYNASVSAAERRRRAIEALQAVGLGDRLEHKSNQMSGGQMQRVAIARALVNNPAVILADEATGNLDTRTSFEILVLFQKLHAEGRTIIFVTHNPEIAQYSSRNIRLRDGHVTEDTVNTKILSAAAALAALPKNDED, from the coding sequence ATGAGTAAAACAGTCATAGAATTGCAAAACATCCGGCGTGATTTCCAAGTGGGCGAGGAAACGGTGCATGCCCTGCGTGGCATCTCCTTTTCCATTGCCGAAGGAGAGTTCGTCACCATCATGGGTACGTCCGGTTCCGGTAAATCGACACTGTTGAATACCCTGGGTTGCCTCGATACTCCTACCAGTGGAGAATACTTGCTGGACGGTATATCCGTACGTACCATGAGCAAGCCTCAGCGCGCCATATTACGAAATCGGAAAATCGGTTTCGTATTCCAAAGCTATAATTTGCTGGCAAAGACAACTGCCGTGGAGAATGTAGAATTGCCTTTAATGTATAATGCTTCTGTCTCAGCAGCCGAACGCAGACGCCGAGCCATAGAAGCTCTGCAAGCCGTAGGGCTGGGCGACCGTCTGGAACATAAATCGAACCAGATGTCGGGTGGACAGATGCAACGTGTAGCCATTGCCCGTGCCCTGGTAAACAACCCTGCGGTAATCCTTGCCGATGAGGCAACAGGTAATCTGGACACGCGTACTTCTTTTGAGATATTGGTTCTTTTCCAAAAACTACATGCCGAAGGACGCACCATTATATTCGTTACCCACAATCCCGAAATAGCCCAGTACAGTAGCCGGAACATTCGTCTGCGTGACGGGCATGTGACGGAAGACACGGTGAATACGAAAATTCTATCGGCAGCAGCGGCACTGGCAGCATTACCGAAAAATGATGAAGATTAA
- a CDS encoding efflux RND transporter periplasmic adaptor subunit produces the protein MSKKKIIIVAVGIIIVAGMAIWIFGGDAKKRKVVYETTTVSRSDISNSVTATGTIEPVTEVEVGTQVSGIIDKLYADYNSVVTKGQLIAEMDKVTLQSELASQKATYDGAKAEYEYQQKNYERNKGLHEKQLISDTDYEQSLYNYQKAKSAYDSSKASLAKAERNLSYATITSPIDGVVISRDVEEGQTVASGFETPTLFTIAADLTQMQVVADVDEADIGDVEEGQRVSFTVDAYPNDVFEGKVTQIRLGATSSSSSTTTSTTVVTYEVVISAHNPDLKLKPRLTANITIYTLDKQGVLSVPAKALRFTPAVPLVGKDAVIKDCEGEHKVWTREGDTFTAHPVSIGISNGIMTEITGGINENTQVVADAVISTGSGQAAVAEGQEGGERSPFMPGPPGNNKKKNNK, from the coding sequence ATGAGTAAGAAGAAAATTATCATCGTAGCGGTCGGCATCATCATTGTGGCCGGCATGGCTATCTGGATATTTGGCGGAGATGCAAAAAAACGGAAAGTGGTATACGAGACGACTACCGTAAGTCGTAGCGACATTTCCAACTCTGTGACTGCCACAGGCACCATTGAACCGGTGACTGAAGTGGAAGTAGGTACACAGGTCAGTGGTATCATTGATAAGCTGTATGCAGATTATAATTCGGTAGTGACCAAAGGGCAACTCATTGCCGAAATGGATAAAGTGACCCTGCAAAGTGAGCTTGCTTCACAAAAGGCAACCTATGATGGTGCCAAAGCCGAATATGAATATCAACAGAAGAACTACGAACGCAACAAAGGTCTGCACGAGAAGCAACTCATCAGCGATACGGATTACGAGCAAAGCCTCTACAACTACCAGAAAGCCAAAAGCGCCTATGACAGTAGTAAGGCATCTCTTGCCAAGGCAGAACGTAACTTGTCGTACGCCACCATCACCTCTCCTATCGACGGCGTTGTTATCAGCCGTGATGTAGAAGAAGGACAGACAGTAGCTTCCGGCTTCGAAACTCCGACCCTCTTCACCATTGCTGCGGACTTGACACAAATGCAAGTAGTGGCCGATGTAGATGAAGCTGACATAGGCGATGTAGAAGAAGGACAACGTGTGAGCTTTACAGTAGATGCTTATCCGAATGATGTATTCGAAGGTAAAGTTACACAAATCCGTCTTGGAGCAACCAGCAGTTCAAGCAGTACCACTACATCTACCACTGTGGTAACTTATGAAGTAGTGATCTCCGCCCACAACCCTGATTTGAAGTTGAAACCGAGATTGACAGCAAACATTACGATCTATACACTGGATAAGCAAGGAGTACTGAGTGTTCCTGCAAAGGCTTTACGCTTTACACCGGCAGTTCCATTGGTAGGCAAGGATGCCGTAATCAAGGACTGCGAAGGAGAGCATAAGGTATGGACCCGTGAAGGAGATACGTTTACCGCACATCCGGTCAGCATCGGTATCTCTAACGGAATTATGACGGAAATTACAGGTGGCATCAATGAAAACACGCAAGTCGTAGCTGATGCAGTAATCAGCACAGGCAGCGGACAGGCAGCTGTAGCCGAAGGACAGGAAGGAGGAGAAAGAAGTCCTTTCATGCCTGGCCCTCCGGGAAACAATAAAAAGAAAAATAATAAGTAA
- a CDS encoding TolC family protein produces MRNVRRLTVITLSVASACVDSTTLQAQDATPTAAQEITVQSTSSQDDAALPSQWDLQTCIDYALQHNITLKRNRISAESAEVDVKTAKAALFPSLSASVSQRIVNRPNSETNTIIDGDNITSSTSKTSYNGSYGIDASWTLYNGSKRLNTIKQQKLNNRIAELNVAESENSIEESIAQIYVQILYAAEAVKVNENTLAVSQAERDRGQQLLEAGSIAKSDLAQLESQVSTDKYQLVTAQATLQDYKLQLKQLLELDGESEMNLYLPALGDENVLTPLPTKTDVYRAALTFRPEIESGKLNVQASDLDISIAKAGYIPTLSLSAGIGTTNANGNDFSFSEQVKNNWNNSLGLTVSIPIFNNRQTKSAVQKARLQKQTSELDLQDQQKTLYKTIESLWLDANSAQQQYVAAAEKLRSTQTSYDLIQEQFNLGMKNTVELLTEKNNLLNAQQETLQAKYMAILNAQLLRFYQGEGIQL; encoded by the coding sequence ATGAGAAACGTAAGAAGATTGACAGTGATAACACTCAGTGTGGCAAGCGCCTGTGTCGACAGCACGACACTGCAGGCACAGGATGCGACTCCCACTGCAGCGCAGGAAATCACAGTACAAAGTACTTCATCGCAAGACGATGCGGCGCTCCCCTCTCAGTGGGACTTGCAAACCTGCATTGACTATGCCCTGCAACACAACATCACCCTGAAGCGTAACCGTATCAGTGCGGAAAGCGCCGAAGTGGATGTGAAAACTGCGAAAGCAGCCCTGTTTCCCAGTTTGTCGGCAAGTGTCAGCCAACGTATCGTAAACCGCCCCAACAGCGAGACGAATACGATTATCGATGGTGACAACATCACCAGTAGCACCAGTAAGACGTCGTACAACGGTAGCTATGGTATTGATGCCAGTTGGACCCTCTACAATGGCAGCAAGCGCCTGAACACCATCAAGCAGCAGAAGCTGAACAACCGCATTGCCGAACTCAATGTAGCCGAAAGTGAAAATTCTATCGAAGAGAGCATTGCACAAATATATGTGCAGATACTCTACGCTGCCGAAGCTGTTAAAGTAAATGAGAATACTCTTGCCGTCAGCCAGGCCGAACGTGATCGCGGACAACAGTTGCTGGAGGCCGGAAGTATCGCCAAGAGCGACCTCGCACAGTTGGAATCACAGGTCAGCACTGATAAATATCAGTTAGTGACGGCACAAGCCACCTTGCAAGATTACAAATTACAACTGAAACAACTTCTGGAGTTGGATGGTGAAAGTGAAATGAATCTCTATCTGCCTGCCTTAGGTGATGAAAATGTGCTGACGCCCCTGCCCACCAAAACAGATGTGTATCGAGCTGCTCTCACTTTCCGTCCTGAGATAGAATCGGGCAAGCTGAATGTACAGGCTTCCGATTTGGATATCAGCATTGCCAAAGCAGGATATATCCCTACACTGAGCCTCAGTGCCGGTATCGGTACAACGAACGCCAACGGCAATGATTTCTCCTTCTCCGAACAGGTGAAGAATAACTGGAACAACTCATTAGGTCTGACCGTAAGCATTCCTATCTTCAACAACCGTCAAACCAAAAGTGCGGTACAGAAAGCCCGCCTGCAAAAACAGACCAGCGAACTGGACTTGCAGGATCAGCAGAAGACCTTATACAAGACTATTGAAAGTTTATGGTTAGATGCCAATAGTGCACAACAACAATATGTAGCAGCTGCCGAGAAACTACGCAGTACACAGACAAGTTACGATCTCATTCAAGAGCAGTTCAACCTGGGCATGAAGAATACAGTAGAACTGCTGACAGAGAAGAATAACCTGCTCAATGCCCAACAGGAAACATTGCAAGCCAAATATATGGCTATACTGAATGCACAGTTATTGCGATTCTACCAGGGAGAGGGAATACAATTATAA
- a CDS encoding DUF2776 family protein, whose product MNYGISILFRAIPLLMALFCFGYGAFVLDMGTDVNRFVAGPVVFSLGMICIALFATAATIIRQLIHTYSTAAKYVLPILGYLAAIVCFIGGMTYINDGITAAHFVAGHVICGVAFITACVATTATASTRFTLIPQNSKRTDHTVPAKAFSSAQGDALIILAVIFAVITWVWTFWLLGQSSTHVAYFVAGHVMAGLACICTSLVALVATISRQIRNTYTGSERKWWPALVLAMGTLSILWGLWILTDIDPDKSSIGYIMIGLGLVCYSISSKVILLAVIWRNVFKLANRIPLIPVLTALTCLFLSAFMFEMATLDDVYFVPARVLAGLGGICFTLFSIVSILESGTSNS is encoded by the coding sequence ATGAATTACGGTATTAGTATCCTTTTCAGGGCTATCCCACTGCTGATGGCCCTCTTCTGTTTTGGCTACGGAGCCTTTGTGCTCGACATGGGGACGGACGTAAACCGATTTGTTGCCGGGCCCGTAGTATTTTCATTAGGAATGATATGCATTGCATTGTTTGCTACTGCAGCTACCATCATCCGGCAACTCATCCACACATACAGTACTGCGGCAAAATACGTATTGCCTATTCTCGGCTATCTGGCTGCAATAGTATGTTTCATTGGTGGAATGACTTATATAAATGACGGTATTACTGCCGCCCATTTCGTAGCAGGGCACGTCATTTGTGGAGTAGCATTTATCACCGCCTGCGTAGCTACCACTGCCACTGCATCCACCCGTTTCACTCTAATCCCACAAAACTCAAAACGAACGGATCATACCGTACCGGCAAAAGCTTTCTCATCTGCACAAGGAGATGCGCTGATTATTCTTGCTGTCATCTTTGCTGTAATTACATGGGTATGGACTTTCTGGCTATTAGGACAAAGCAGCACTCATGTTGCTTATTTCGTAGCCGGACATGTTATGGCAGGATTAGCTTGCATATGCACCAGCTTAGTGGCACTTGTAGCTACCATATCACGCCAGATACGGAACACTTATACCGGTTCGGAACGAAAATGGTGGCCTGCCCTTGTATTGGCAATGGGTACACTTAGTATCCTCTGGGGACTTTGGATACTGACTGACATCGATCCTGATAAGTCCTCCATCGGATATATAATGATAGGTCTGGGTTTGGTTTGTTACAGCATTTCCAGTAAAGTGATCCTGCTGGCAGTTATCTGGCGGAATGTCTTCAAACTGGCGAATCGCATTCCGCTTATTCCAGTACTCACTGCACTGACCTGCCTTTTCTTATCTGCCTTTATGTTTGAAATGGCGACACTGGACGACGTTTACTTTGTTCCTGCACGTGTATTGGCCGGATTAGGAGGCATCTGCTTCACACTGTTCTCCATCGTCAGCATCCTCGAAAGCGGGACATCCAACTCATAA
- a CDS encoding linear amide C-N hydrolase: MCKTNVFLITALVVIFSVIPQKRVRACTRVVYQGNKDMVITGRTMDWKEDTRSNIWIFPRGMERNGEVGKDPMRWKSKYGSVVTSAYDICSTDGMNEKGLVANLLWLAESSYPQWNGEKPALSIAAWVQYMLDNFATVSEAVSEIEKNTFDVVSDMMPDGTRMATLHLSISDATGDNAIFEYIDGKLNIHHNRSYQVMTNSPVFDQQLALDDYWKTIGGTTFLPGTNRAADRFVRASFYINAIPKTEDTRTALASVFSVIRNTSVPFGISTPDQPNISSTRWRTVSDQKDKVYYFESTLYPNVFWVDFKDVDFSEKAPVRKLNLLDGKTYAGNTAKEFVTAKPFQFLGIK, encoded by the coding sequence ATGTGTAAGACAAATGTATTTTTAATCACCGCGCTTGTGGTTATATTTTCAGTAATACCTCAGAAACGTGTAAGGGCTTGTACACGTGTAGTTTATCAAGGAAACAAAGATATGGTGATAACAGGCCGTACCATGGACTGGAAGGAAGATACCCGTAGTAATATCTGGATCTTTCCGCGAGGCATGGAGCGTAATGGAGAGGTGGGAAAGGACCCGATGCGTTGGAAATCCAAATATGGTAGTGTCGTTACTTCGGCTTATGATATATGCAGCACTGACGGCATGAATGAGAAAGGACTCGTTGCTAATTTATTATGGTTGGCAGAATCGTCTTATCCTCAATGGAATGGTGAAAAACCGGCTTTGTCCATAGCTGCCTGGGTGCAATATATGCTTGATAATTTTGCAACGGTGAGTGAAGCGGTTTCCGAAATAGAAAAGAATACCTTCGATGTGGTATCGGATATGATGCCTGACGGTACACGTATGGCTACTCTTCATCTCTCCATTTCAGATGCTACGGGTGATAATGCTATCTTTGAATATATAGATGGAAAGCTGAATATACACCATAACAGGTCCTATCAGGTGATGACCAATTCACCCGTTTTCGACCAGCAATTGGCACTTGATGATTATTGGAAGACTATTGGAGGAACGACCTTCTTACCCGGCACTAACCGGGCTGCCGACCGTTTTGTGAGGGCTTCATTCTATATTAATGCAATTCCTAAGACCGAAGATACACGTACGGCACTGGCCAGTGTTTTTAGCGTGATACGCAATACTTCTGTTCCGTTTGGCATTAGTACTCCTGATCAGCCGAACATATCTTCAACGCGTTGGAGAACGGTTTCCGATCAAAAGGATAAAGTTTATTACTTTGAATCTACTTTATATCCCAATGTATTCTGGGTTGACTTCAAGGATGTGGATTTTTCAGAGAAAGCACCCGTCAGGAAGTTGAACCTCCTTGATGGTAAGACGTATGCGGGAAATACTGCTAAAGAGTTTGTTACTGCAAAACCTTTCCAATTTTTGGGAATAAAGTGA
- the pgl gene encoding 6-phosphogluconolactonase, with product MKTYIYSTAVETARALIKHIISLMEAEPQKIFHIAFSGGSTPSLMFDLWADEFKDATPWLRMRIYWVDERCVPAEDSESNYGTMRRLLLDKVHMPEEYIFPIDGNNRPDNEAKRYSSVVRCHASLWHGFPALDIVLLGAGEDGHTSSIFPGQEHLLSSFHPYEVSVNPYNGQKRIAMTGCLLFNAKQLIFFVTGRNKANVVQDILDSGDTGPAAYVAHHAWNVEVFMDELAKP from the coding sequence ATGAAAACTTATATCTATAGTACAGCTGTTGAAACGGCACGAGCTCTTATCAAACACATCATAAGTCTGATGGAGGCAGAGCCGCAAAAGATTTTCCACATAGCATTCAGCGGAGGCAGTACGCCTTCGCTCATGTTCGATTTGTGGGCGGATGAGTTCAAGGATGCCACTCCCTGGTTGCGTATGCGCATCTATTGGGTGGATGAACGTTGTGTGCCTGCCGAAGATTCAGAAAGTAATTATGGCACTATGCGCCGTTTGTTGTTGGATAAGGTTCATATGCCGGAGGAATACATTTTTCCTATCGATGGTAACAATCGTCCCGACAATGAGGCGAAGCGTTACTCCAGTGTAGTACGTTGTCATGCATCTCTCTGGCATGGATTCCCGGCTCTTGACATTGTGTTGCTCGGTGCTGGCGAAGATGGACATACCTCGTCTATTTTTCCCGGACAGGAGCATTTACTTTCTTCCTTTCATCCTTATGAGGTGAGTGTGAATCCTTACAACGGTCAGAAGCGTATTGCTATGACCGGCTGTCTGTTATTCAATGCCAAGCAATTGATCTTCTTCGTTACAGGCAGAAATAAGGCTAATGTCGTGCAGGATATTCTGGATTCGGGTGATACCGGTCCGGCTGCCTATGTAGCCCATCATGCATGGAATGTAGAAGTATTTATGGATGAGCTGGCAAAACCTTAG